cctgagatggtgaaaagttGTACTCTGTCTTGGGACTGTTCACTCTTATCATTTCAATGTCGGTTTCGGGCACACCGTTGGCTGAGGagtgaattttttctaagttgggAATGTCATCATTGTCCTTACATGGTTGCTGTGACTTTTTCTTCCATATAAACTTCTTatgatgtggaaaaggtggatgatCATCTCCCGCTATCCCATCGGAGATGAGGTATTTTTCCAAGGTGATTCGTATAGGTTTGTGGgcgtttttttttatctctttatgAGGTTTTCCACAGTTTGCCGTTTGCTGATCACACCCTGATGTGTCATCTGTTTCGGATTTGACATGTGGAGTTTCAGCTCTTGGAGGAGACTCTGCTGGTTCTGCCTGGTCTGTAACTGTCCCCCACGTGGGTGGGTTGTTTTGTGTGAAATTTTTAGGGACATCATCCTCCCTTTGTTTCTTACTTAAGTGCAGAGTCTTCCTCCGATGGGACTTCTTATGTTTTACCAGGGTTGAACTGCGGCTGAAGCTGTTGCCACACTCAATACAGATATAGGGCTTTTCCCCGCTGTGGATTCGCAGATGCAACGAGAGGTGTGAGTGCTGGATGAAGCTCTTGTTGCACACATTGCATGTGTAAGGCTTCTCTTTGGTGTGGGTTCTAGAGTGCGTCACCAGGTAAGTGCTCCGACTAAAGCTCTTTCCGCACTCAGCACAGGTGTAGGGTTTCTCTCCAGTGTGGGATCTGACATGGTTGTTATAATCAGACACCTGTATAAAGCTCTTGCCGCAGGCAGCACAGGCGTAGGGCTTCTCTCCGGTGTGAATCCTCTGATGTCGGACGTATGCGGACTGGCAAGGACAcgtttttccacattctgaacagataTAAATCTTTGCATTGGATTTCTTCTTAAAGTTTGATCCAAGTGTGCCGTCTTGTAAGCCAGACTCAGTGGTCTCCATATTTTCTGGGCTGCAAGAACCATCGTCAGTGCCGGCGCTCTCAGCCTCCATACttgtttttgacccacatttCTCTGCTTCGGCTTTGGAATAATTATTTGAGGTTTCTGTTGCGAGGCTGCGGAGATGTGCGATGATGCTGGTGATGTCACTAGGACTGCGCTCTTCTTGGCTTACTTTGTCTATTAAGTTGCTTGTAGGAGCTTGGGGAAGATTACTGGAACTGCACACGCCCCAAGATGAGTCTCGGGGAAAGCATGAGGAGAGGTCGTTATTCATCAATGGAACCGCATGGGACATTAACTGAGAGGATCCCAGTCCGTGCTGAGCAGAGCCCACCGTGCCACCACCTGAAACACACAACCAAAACATCATATAAAGATCCAGGTTATAACTcaagcaaaactgcaactcccatccTCCTCAGACAGTATGCAAACGTGAAATAGTACTGCAAATGGGCTTGCAGATCCCAGAAACTAACCTGCTGGGAGGTCTACAAAATCCTTCAGAGATAGCAGCTAGAAACACATATGACCCCAATGGTGCGGTGCTAAAACATGAGGGTTGCCCTCCCTATTATTACCACAGGACAGTCCACAAGGAATGTACGCCACGGTCATCTACTCACCGGATGAGACATGTACGGCAGCTCCACCAGTTGTCTGCATGTTGCTTGCACAGGACAGAACTCCTCTTTCTAACATGGACCCTGGCGCCATCTCAGACGGCATAACCGGAGGCTCTGCACCTGGAAGAAGAGATTATAACCATATATAAGAGTGCAGAGGGCAACATGATGGAAGCTCTCTGGTTTCCAAACCGTTCAGTGTGACATCCCCAACGTACCAAAGAAGGAGAGAAAGTCAAGGTCGAACACACCATCATCCCGTCCCTGCAGAACACCCTCGGCCATCATTCGTAGCGTCCATGCAAACTCTCCTGGGGATCTCAGAGTCACAGGATTCCTGTGGAGGAAACTAGTGGTCAGTATCTGAATGCTTCAGATATCACATACATACACCATGAAAACAGCAGCACACAACCTCCGCCCACCACCTGTGCAGGTACAACAAAGCTGGAGCAGTGTCCGGAGGCCATGTCACATCATTAAGATGACAATCATGAGTGAGAAGGACTTTAAGTCGTAGAAGTGGGAGGTTAGGGTCAGATAACAGTGGCAGATGCACCAGGAGACCACCCTTCAATGACACTTGAACTTGCAGTTCCATCTGTAACCACAAGATGGAGCAGTAATGAGTCTGATGGCATCAGTCACCACAGTCCTTGTCCCTGTATTGACCAGCTTCCTATATGGAATGAAGAAGAGACAAAAATATCTTTTAGTCTTCACAGTGGACCCTTTCACTGATGACATTCTTCAGGAGGTTGTCATCTGGAATGGTTTTccagcagtcttgaaggagttcctagaaGTGCTCAGCACTTCCTTCACTCTGCATCCACTTCATCACAAACCCTCTCATTTGGGTGAGGGTCAAGTGGTTGTGGAGGCCATGCCCTAGGACGAACGCTTCATCACCTTCCTTCTTGGTCAGAAGGCCCTTAAAACGTCTAGAGGTTTATGGTACTGTTGGAAAACAAAAGATGGTCCTACTAAGTGCAAACCACAAATGTGGCAGAATGTGGTGGTGGCCATGCTGGTTAACCCTTTCTGGAAATTTGgcatacatacagtatgtaatgGATGTCCAGTCTTTAGCCACcgtgtttctgctgttttaaccccttataccccaggccagttttcgctcttctgcccaggccatttttttgcaaatctgacatgtgtcactttatgtggtaatagctttggaacacttatttatccaggccattctgagattgttttctcgtgatacattgtacttcatgatagtcataaatttgagtcaatatatttcacctttatttatgaaaaaatcccaaatttaccaaaaatttagaaaaatactaaattttcacattttcaattcagctttacacaataatagcatttttgaaaaatatttttgtgtc
This genomic window from Bufo gargarizans isolate SCDJY-AF-19 unplaced genomic scaffold, ASM1485885v1 original_scaffold_1589_pilon, whole genome shotgun sequence contains:
- the LOC122923420 gene encoding zinc finger protein 2 homolog, coding for MMAEGVLQGRDDGVFDLDFLSFFGAEPPVMPSEMAPGSMLERGVLSCASNMQTTGGAAVHVSSGGGTVGSAQHGLGSSQLMSHAVPLMNNDLSSCFPRDSSWGVCSSSNLPQAPTSNLIDKVSQEERSPSDITSIIAHLRSLATETSNNYSKAEAEKCGSKTSMEAESAGTDDGSCSPENMETTESGLQDGTLGSNFKKKSNAKIYICSECGKTCPCQSAYVRHQRIHTGEKPYACAACGKSFIQVSDYNNHVRSHTGEKPYTCAECGKSFSRSTYLVTHSRTHTKEKPYTCNVCNKSFIQHSHLSLHLRIHSGEKPYICIECGNSFSRSSTLVKHKKSHRRKTLHLSKKQREDDVPKNFTQNNPPTWGTVTDQAEPAESPPRAETPHVKSETDDTSGCDQQTANCGKPHKEIKKNAHKPIRITLEKYLISDGIAGDDHPPFPHHKKFIWKKKSQQPCKDNDDIPNLEKIHSSANGVPETDIEMIRVNSPKTEYNFSPSQEVNGISENSENLNPEGQSLQPDHVRDSPLDDLEAPYSPVNRKIAKFEELDSQYSYPSNEIVESTYSNVFTASDNMSIINTSQKPHKGSMFICSYCGKSCPCKSAFIRHQRIHTGEKPYSCTDCGKSFIQVSDYNNHIRSHTGEKPYTCAECGKSFSRSTYLVTHCRTHTKEKPYTCRECGKSFIQHSHLAIHLRIHSGEKPYSCNDCGKRFSRSSTLVKHQKSHGRTIPGGETNVQRSSKPRPEGSSTKV